One genomic region from Mangifera indica cultivar Alphonso chromosome 17, CATAS_Mindica_2.1, whole genome shotgun sequence encodes:
- the LOC123200303 gene encoding ethylene-responsive transcription factor ERF017-like, which produces MVKNTDNSMTEPSSSSSHEPKYKGVRKRKWGKWVSEIRLPNSRERIWLGSYDSAEKAARAFDAALFCLRGASAKFNFPENPPEINITGPDGRPLNPQEIQVVAARYANEEQEPRSSTLDYNNVSTSAATSHYTSSSSDGVVAPVPMEVDSSDHKPIDWSFLNMLDSNERADASDFGLYSGLAGDELYPPTPATPSPLIDENEEDQQNFYSHSSFLWNF; this is translated from the coding sequence ATGGTGAAGAACACTGATAACTCCATGACTGAACCTTCATCATCGAGTAGTCATGAGCCAAAGTACAAGGGCGTTCGTAAGCGAAAATGGGGGAAATGGGTGTCCGAGATTCGGCTTCCGAACAGCCGAGAACGTATTTGGCTAGGCTCATATGATTCGGCGGAGAAGGCAGCGCGTGCATTTGACGCAGCTTTGTTCTGCTTACGAGGTGCCAGTGCGAAATTCAACTTCCCTGAGAACCCACCGGAGATTAACATTACTGGACCCGACGGACGACCGCTTAATCCACAGGAGATTCAAGTGGTTGCCGCGAGATACGCCAACGAAGAGCAAGAGCCTCGGAGCAGTACATTGGATTATAACAATGTGTCAACATCAGCTGCAACGTCGCATTACACGTCGTCGTCATCAGACGGGGTGGTGGCACCAGTGCCCATGGAAGTGGATAGCAGTGACCATAAACCAATAGATTGGTCGTTTTTAAATATGTTAGACAGCAATGAGCGAGCTGATGCATCTGATTTTGGGCTTTATTCCGGGCTTGCTGGAGATGAACTATATCCTCCTACTCCGGCGACACCATCGCCGCTAATTGATGAAAACGAGGAAGATCAACAAAACTTCTACTCTCACTCTTCATTTCTGTGGAATTTCTAA